AGTCGATGGAGTGGGGGGCGACACTGTCCTTGGGGTTTTTCAGGGTGACGTCGACGGTGTCGCCGACGCGGATGCGCACGAAGGGGCCGGGCACCTGGCCGTTGAAGGTCCAGTAGTTGTAGGTGGTGCCGTCGGCGAGGTGCCCGACTTTCTCGATCGTTTCGAACTCGTACTTGAGGTGCTGGGGGGCGCGGCGGGCGAGCGGGGCGGGCAGGTCGGTGGGGTTCCGGGCGATTGATGGAGCGGAGGCGGCCGGGGTGGCGGCGGGGTTGCCGACGATGAGCTGGCCGGTCATGCCGGCGGCGACGTGGCCGGGGAGGTTGCAGATGTACGTGAACGTGCCGGCCTTCTCGGCCACGAAGCTCAGCTCGGTGCGGCTGCCCTTGGTGCCGATGTCGGTGGAGTCCTGGTTGAGTTCCGGGATGGCGATGTCGTGGAGGATGCCGTCGCCGTTGATGAGGGTGATTTTGACGGTGTCGCCGGGTTGGGCGTGGAGGACGGGGTTGAAGGTGCCGTCGGGGCTTTTGAAGCCCATCTTCCCGCCTTCCATGACGGTTTCGAGGGTGTAGGCCACCACTTTGCCGGTCGGGGTGGCGGCGGCTGGGGCGGCCGGGATGCTGTGCGCCGGGGTCTGGGCGTGGCTCTGGCTGCCGGGGAGGCTGGGCAGGGTCATGCCGAGGAGGGCGGCGGTGAGGGTGACAGTGCAGGTGATGACGACGTTGCGGCTGGTGGTGATGGCTTTGTCGAGGGTGCTGGGGTGGCTGTGTGACATGGTGAATCTCCCGCAAGGGCTTTATTGGACTTTGTTGTCCAGTTTCGCGGGAGGATGACACCTGCTCTGCTGGTCTCTGGTATCGGCTCCCGTGCCTGGATCCCTTGTAAAATTAGACTAATCTATCCAAATAAATCTATCCGGGACATCCGCCTAAAAGACTCCAATCCGCATTCCACACTCAGATCCCCTCCGACCAAGGACCCGGATGGCACCAAATAATTCGACATCACAGTCCATTTTTACTACACTCCGGTCATGACCGCGCTCCCCGCTGCCGGCTCTTCCATCCTCCCGCACGATCCCTGGCGCAGCCTCCTCAAGCGCGAAGAAAGCTACGCCATCCACGCCCTACTGAACATCGCGCAGCATCCCGGAACCAACGCCGCCACCATCGCAGAGCAACTCCAGATCTCCTACACCTTCCTGACCAAAGTCCTGCGCCGCCTCACAGAGATGAACTACGTCGCCAGCGCCAAGGGCCGCGGAGGCGGCGTCACCCTCAAGGTGGACCCGGCGCAGATCTCACTCCTGGACATCATCGAGGCCATCAGCGGACCGGTCATCCTCGATCCCTGCCAAACCAAGCCTCGCTGCGCCACCCAGCAGCGCACCGGAAAATGCAACCTCAAACGGGCCTGGCTCAGCGCCTCGTTGGGCATCCGCGAGATCCTCGGGGGCATCACCCTCGCCCAGCTGTGCGATCCCGAATACCGCTGACCTGCTCAACCACAGCCGCACGCCCGACCGAAGATCAGCCTCCGTCGCCAGACGACCAGGGCAGGACCATCTGGGGGAATCCGGGGTGGACCGCGCCGCTCCGATCCTCGGCCTGCCGGATTGGCCCCCTCTGTTTCTCGTTGTCGCCGCCTGACAGACGTGGCCAGTAGCCAGACAGCAAGTTCTGCTCAACGCTACCCGGCCATCGTCCCGGTGCCGTTCACCAGTTGCGGTAGAAGGTGATCTTGATCTGGTAGGTGTTGTCTTTCGCGCGCAGGGGCAGGTCCCGGTAGGCGTACGAGCCCGCACCTGGGTTGTCCCGGAAGTACCTTGCGACAGCGGAGACGTTGATGTTCTCGTTCACGCTGCCGAGGAAGTCGTCGCCGTTAGGCCACTTGTCGAAGTCCGTGAAGGACGCCTCGAACTTCGCGTACTGGTCGGTGGTCATGTCGGCGTCCAGCGTGAAGGGGGTGGTGCCGCGGTTGTAGATGTACCGGGTGTCTTCCGGGTACAGGTACACGGTGGTGCCGCGGTACAACTCGTAGGGGTCCTCGGTGCCGCGCCGCCAGAGCTGCGTGCCGTTGACGTGCATGGTGCCGTACACGTCGTCGTAACTGTTGTCGTCCGTGTCCTGCGCGTAGACCTGCACCTTCAGGTAGAGCTTCATGCTCGCGAGGTTGCAGGTGGTTTCGGCGTACTCGCCGGCCCGCAGATCGGCGGCCTTGGTGCCGTCGGCGAGGTTGATCACGGTGAAGCTGATCGGCTGGAAGGTGGTGGGGTTGGTGGTCTTCTCGAAGTAGCTGGCGAGCTGCTGCGTGCGGATCAGGGAGGTCACGGCCTCCTCGTCCCCGCCGACGGCGTACACATCGAAGGTCGAGTCGGCGAGGACCTTGCTGGTCTGCACGTTCAGGCTGGCGTCGCCACCGGCCACTGCGCCCTCGTAGGCGGCTTTCAGGGCGATCTGCATCTCGGCGGCGGAGTAGTTGCTTTCCATGCTTACGAACAGCAGGCGGCCGTACGTGATGGAGTTGACCAGCACGGGCGGGTTCCCCGGGCCCCACTGCCGGGTCTTCTCAAACTCCGCGGCCCCTTCGACGCTCAGGTCGTGGAAGAGGCCGGCGGCAGGGACGCTATTGAGCGCGACGTTCTCCGTGAAGGCTTCCTGCATGAACACGGCCGTCACGCGGTTCCTGGAGGTTGTGGTGCTCGACTGGAACTCGCCGGACACCCGGGCGGTGAGGTAGTGGGCGTTCAGGCCGAGTTTCAGGGCGCTGCTCTCGAAGGATTTCTCCTCGGTGATCCTGTACGACACGGTGGAGCCCAGGGCGGTGCCCTGCATGCCCTGGCGGATTTTCGCGAGGGCGACGTTGTACGCCGACTGATTGGGCTGGATGGTCTGTGAGGCGATGGCGACCGGCGCGGCGGACGTGATCTTGAGTGGCAGGCGTTTGTCCTCGGGGACGTACGCGGCGCGCAGGCCCCCGATGCCGTCCTTGAGGGACTGCGCCTGCAGCAGGGATCCGAGCCAGAGCTTGTCCTGGTCGTATCCCGAGGCGGCGAAACGTTCCGGGGCGGACTGCATGTTGACCTTCCGGGTGGTGCAGGCGAGCGGGGCGCCACCGGATCCGGGCACGGCCGTGGTGGCGGCGGGACCGGGGGCACTGGTGTTCAGGCCGGTGGGCTTGGTGAGGGGGCTGCTGCGCTGCAGGTTGCGGAAGTACGCGACGAGGTCCACGGGGATGAGCAGGTCGGTGCGCACGGGCGGCGTGACGCCCGGGTTGGTGGGAATGACCGGGATGACGGGGCCGGGCCGGACCGGGTTGACGGGCAGGATCACGGGCCCCTGGGCGAGGGCGGTGGTGGACAGCAGGGCGGCACTCAGGGCGCGGCGTGCGTTCATGACGGAACCTCCTGAAGGCGAGAGGACGTGCGCGGGGCCGCGGGGCGTCAGAGGAGCTCGCCGTCCTGCCGGGCCTGGCGGCGGTCCCGGACGACCTGTTCGAGGTACCCGAAGGCGCCGAGCAGGGAGGCGAAGTCGTGAGTGCTGAGGTCGGCGTGGTCCTGCACGAGGACGTGCTCGCGCCGCACCGTGACGGTAAACCGGCCGAGGGTGCTGTCGGGGGGGGTCACCGGGTCACTCATGCCTGAAGGGTAGGCCGCGCGGCGTTGCCCGGCCGTTACACGCGGCGGCAAATGTCATTAAAGTGGGCTATGCAGCTGTGCCTGACCCGCGCGCCCCGCCCGGGGGAGCCGACCGCTCCCCTGCTGCTGGGGGTCATCGCCCTGCAGGGCCCGGTCGCCCGGGCGGCCCTGGCGGACCTGCTGTGGCCGGACTCGCCGCACGCCCGGTCGAACCTGCGGGTGGAACTGCACCGCCTCAAGCGCGGGCCGTTCGCGGGGTTCGTGGACGCGGACGCGGAGCGCCTGGCGCTGGGGAGTGCCGTACAGGTGGACGTGCAGGAGGCCCGGGAGCGGGCGCTCGCGGGGGCGTTCGCGGCCGCGGTGGACCTGGTGGGGCCGCTGCTGCTGCCGTGGGTGACGGCGAGTGCGCCTTCCGAGGAGTGGCTGGGGCGGGAGCGGGCCCGCTGGGAGGCGGAGTACCTGCGCTGGCTGGACGCGGCGCTCCGGGACGCGGAGCGGCAGGGGGAGCACGCTCAGGTGCGGGCGCTCGCGGAGGCCTGGTTGGGCGTCGATCCCCTGTCGGAGACGGCGTACGCCCGGGCGCTGCGGGCGTGCGTCCTGCAGGGGGACGCCGGCGCGGCGCGGCGCGTGTACGGCGAGTGTGAGCGCATGACGCGCGCGGAGTTCGGGCGGGAGCCGTTGCCGGCCACCCGCGCGTGGCTGTCGCAACTGGCGGAGGGCAGCAGCCTGCCGGCCGCGGCGTCCCTGCCGCGCCTGCCGCTGGTCGGGCGGGAGAAGCTTTTCCGTGACGTCCTGCAGCCGGGCGCGTGGCTGCTGCTGGGGGAACCGGGGGTGGGCAAGACGCGCCTGGCGGTGGAGGTCGCCCGGCAGCTGGGGCCTTCGCTGATGCTGTCCGGCGCGGTGGCGGGCGCGCCGCTCTCGGCGCTGCTGTTCACGCTGGAGGAGGTGGGCGAGGTGCCATACGGCGCGGCGGCCCGGCGCGCGCTGGCGCAGGTGCGCCGGGAGTGGGAGGCGCCGGAGTTCACGCCGTCCCGCCAGGAGGCGCTGCACGCCGGGCTCGCGCAGGCGTTGATGGAGGCCCTCGCGGAGCGGCGCGTCCTGATCGTGGATGACCTGCACGACCTGGACGCCGCGACCCTGGAGGTGCTGGGCCGGGTCTTGCATCTCAACGCGCAGCGCTCGCCGGCGCAGCAGGTCAAGGTGGTCGCCACGGCCCGCGCGCTGGAACTGCAGCGCGGCCGTCCCGGGGCGTGGGTGGCGGAGCAGGAGGCGCGCGGGGCGCTGCGCCGGGCGGAGGTGCCGCCCCTGGGGGAGATTGACATGCTCAGCCTGGTGCACTTCCTGAGCCGACAGGCGCAGGGGGGCGCGCAGTTCGCCGCGCGGCTGCACGAGTGCTCGGGCGGGAACCCGCTGTTCTTTCAGGAGATCCTGCGGGCTCTGCTCGCGAGCGGGGAGGTGTACCCCACGGACGGGCAGACGTGGCTGGCGCGGCTCGACGAGGACGGCGGGTACCGGCACCTCGCGATTCCCCGCAGCGTGTCCGAGGCGGTGCTGGCCCGCGCGGCCCTGCTGCCGGGCCCGGCGCGGCTGTGTCTGAACGTCCTGTGCCTGCAGACCCGGCCCCTCGGCGCGGCCGCGCTGGCCGGCGCGAGTCACCTCAGCGAGTGGGAGGTGCTGCAGCAGGCGGCACTCCTGAAAACCAGCGGGTTCGCGCACGAGGTCGCCGGGGGGTTCGTGCTGCGCCACGACCTGCAGCGTCAGGCGCTGCGCGGCGCGCTGTCCGGGCAGGAAGCGCAGGTGCTGCACGCCGAACTTGCCGGGGCCTTGCACGCGACCGGCGCGCCGCTGCAGGACGTCGCCCTGTGTTACGAGGCCGGCGGGTGCGCGCGGCAGGCCGCGCTGGCGTGGGTGAAGGTCGGGGAGGCGGCCCGCAGCGCCCTGGCGCCGGCCGAGGCGAGGAGCGCCTTCGAGCGCGCCCTGAACCTCGGCCTGGATGACGCGCAGGCCTGGACGGTGCTGACGGCGCTGTTCGACCTGCAGATGCTGAGCGGCGCGGCCGAGGAGGCCCGCGCGGTCCTGCCTCGCCTGCGCGCCCGGGTGGGCGCCGACCGGCAGCGGCAGGCGGAACTGAACCTGCGTGAAGCGCAGCTGCACCTGATGGACGCCGCGTACGCGGACACCCTCGCCCTGACCGAAGGCGTGCTGGCCGTGGAGGACCTCCTGCCGGCGGTGCGGGCCCGGGCGCTGCACCTGCGCGGCATGGCGCGCGTGAAGGTTGGGCAGTTTGACGCGGCGCGCGCCGACCTGCTCGCCGCCCGGGACGTGGATCCCTTCGATCACACCCGCCGGGCGTTCGAGGCGTCCCTGACGCTGGTGAGTCTCGCCATCGCCCGCGGCGCGCACGCTGAGGGCCTGGAGGAAACGTCGTACCTGCGCCGCGTGGCGACCGTGCTCGGCGACCCGGAGCGGCTGCTGCAGACCGAGCACGCCTGCGGCACGCTGGCGGCGGTGATGGGGGACGAGACCCGCGCGCGCACGCACCTGGAGGCGGCCGCGCAGCTCGCCGAGCAGCACGGCCTGGACGCGCTGGGCGCCCCGGCCCGCGCGAACCTGGCGGGCCTGATGCTCGCCGCGAGCGGGTACACCCGCGCGCTCGCGCTGTACGGGGCGGCCCTGCCACACCTGCCGCCGCAGGCGCAGCCGGCCGCGCAGGCGAACATCGGCACGGCCCTGATCCTCGCCGGCGACCTGGGGGGCGGCCTGCAGCGCCTGGCGGAGGCCGCCGCGACAGCCCGGGACCGGGGCGAGGTGGCCGTCGCCGCCCGGCGGCAGCTGCGCCTCACCGAGGCCCGCCTGCGCTGCGGGGCTGTGCCCACCACGGAGGAACTCGGGCAGCTGCGGGAGGAGATCACCGCGCTCGGCCTGGACGATCTGCGTCACCAGCTCGCCTGCGTGCAGGTGGAGGCCGGGCTGCTGCGCTGCGGTGCACCGCCGGAGCCGCTGCTGGACGCGCTCACGCCCAACGAGGACGAACGCGAGCGGCACGCCTGGGTGGTGGGCCTGGGCCGGCTGCTCGCCGGGGATCACGCCGGCGTGCGGGCGCTGCTGTGCGAACCCCTGCCGAGCACGCGCCTGGCCGCGCTGCTCACGGCTGCCACGCCCGGGATCACGCCGGGACCGCGCGTGACCGGTGAACAGGAGGTCCCGGCCCTCGACGCCCTGCTGCTCGCCCACGTCCGCGCCGCTCAGGGTGACGAGGCCGCGGCTCGGGACCGGGACGCGCGGCTCGCCCGTCTCACCGCGTCCTGGCCGGCGCACGGCGGCGCCCTCGAGCGGCTCCTGGGCCGGATCACCCCGGCCCTGGCCTGAGACTGCAACGCCCCCGCAACGCCGGGCGGCCTACCCTCCAGGGGTCCCTGAGCGGCGCGCTCCGCGCCGCCCCCCGGAGGTCACCTATGAAACGGACGACGGCGCTTCTCACGGCCCTGACGCTCGGCCAGGCCCTGGCCGCTCAGGTCACCCTGACCCTCAACGGTCAGCCGGCCACCCTCACCACCACCGTCATCGGCGGGAAGACCTACGTGCTGCTCGACGACCTCAAACGCGCCCTGACCGGCGCGGGCGGCGCGAACCAGAAGGCCAGCGTCGAAGGCTGCGTCAACGAGTGGCTGTTCAACGGCATCGTGCGCATGCGCGTGACCAAGGTGGAACTCACGTACCAGGACAAGGGCAGCGCCTACCCCGGGTACGCGGTCACGGCCGAATTCAAGAACGGCATCAACCAGACCATCCAGCTCAACCAGGCCGGGTTGTCGTACGACAATGCCGCCGCGGTGAGCTTCGCGAGCGGTGACAGCTGGAGTGACGGGCGCGGCGGCGGCTGGCAGGACAAGACCATGGCCAAAATTCAGCAGGGCGGCGGGACGGTGTACACCTTCCGCCTGTACTCCGAACAGCAGGTGCCCAGCGGCCAGCCGCTGCCGGCCCCGGTGAAGTTCCTGCTGGAAGTCAAACCCGAGGTCAGCCCCGCCCTGAAGACGCGCTTCAGCGTGCCGGACCCCAGCTTCCGCGTGAACCTGACCTGCCGGAAGTGACCCTGGCCCGCGTGGGGTGGGCTCTCAGGCGGAACTGGTCTGCACGCCGGCGCGGCCGCTGCGTTTCACGCGGTACATGGCCTCGTCGGCGCGGCGCTGCAGGACCGCGAGTTCCGTCCCGTCCTGAGGGGACACGGCGACGCCCACGGACGCGCTGATGGTCACGGTGTTCCCAGACACCACGAAGGGCTCCGTCAGGACGCCCAGCAGCTTCTGGGCAACCTGACGCGCGTCGCCCGGCGTGCGCAGGTGCGGAAGCAGAACCGTGAACTCGTCTCCGCCGGGGCGGGCGACGAGGTCCCCCCGCCTCACCTGGGACCGCAGCCGCCCGGCGACCTGCCGCAGCAGGTCGTCGCCGGCGTCGTGACCCAGGGTGTCGTTCACCGCCTTGAAGCCGTCCAGATCCAGGAACAGCAGGCCCACGCCCGCCTCTCCGGCGCGGGCCAGGGTCTGCTCGGCCACGGCCTGGAAATGCGCGCGGTTGGCCAGTCCGGTCAGGGCGTCGTGCGCGGCGACGTGCGCGAGCAGGGCGTGGTCCTCCTGCAGGGCCGAGTGGTCCTCCTCGAGCTGCCGGGCCCGCTGGCGCTCGAGTTCCGCCTCGCGTTTCAGCGAGTCGAGCTGGAACTGCGCGGTGAGAAAGCGCGTCTTGCGGTCCACGTCCTCCGCGTGAATCTGCCGTTCCAGGGCGTGATGCGCCCGCAGGTCCCGCAGGGCGCCCTGGAAGTCCCCGAGCGCTTCGCGCACCTCGCTGAGCCGGCCCAGCAGGTCGCGTTCCTGACCGGCCAGGCGGTGCTCGCCGGCCAGCGCCAGGGCGCGTTCGAGCACCGGCAGCGCCACCGCCGGCTGGCCCTGATGCTGGTGCGTCATCGCCAGGGTGCCCAGCAGGAAGCAGGTGTGCGCCTGCTCCCCGATCGCCTCGGCGAGCGGCAGGGCAGCCAGGATGACCTGCTGCGCGTCCTGCGCGCGGCCCAGCCGCAGGAGGCTGTCGGCCCGGTACGCCTGCGCGACCACCAGGTGCTGGCGCAGGCCCGCCGCCTCCAGGGCCGGGACCAGGGTCTCGGCGAGGTCCAGCGCCCGGCCGTACTCCCCGAGGGCGTGATGGTCGACCATCACGTTCACGCGCGCGCTGCTCACCAGGGAGGCGTCCCCGACCCGGCCGGCCACCGTGACGACCTCCTGGTGGTGCTGCAGGGCGCTGCCGTGCTCCCCGAGCTCCGACCAGACGGCCGCGATGTTGTTCAGCACCCGCACCCGGCCGAGTTCGTCCCCGGCGTCGAGCGCCACGCGGGAACTGGCCATGAAGTGCTCGAGCGCCCCGGCGTAGTCACCCTGGTAGCTGACGACGTTCCCGAGGCCGTTAAGCGCCCGCGCTTCCAGCACCCGGTCGTGATGGGCGCGGGCAGTGCCGAGCGCCTGCCCGAACGCGTCCCGGGCCTCGTCGTAGCGGGCCTGGAAGAACAGCGCCCCGCCCAGCAGCACGGCCGCCCGCCCAGCCTGAACGCCCTCCTCCTGCGTCTCGGCGAGCGCGATGGCGCTGCGGGCCACCTGCTCGGCGCGGGTGGGGTGCATCACCAGCAGATCGTCCGCCAGCGCGATCTGCGCGGCGAGGTCGGCCGGGAGCGGTTCGGCAGCCGGCGTCTCCAGGCTGTCCACGAGGCAGGTCATGCTGACGAGCATAGGGGCCCGGGCTCGCACAAACCTCACCGCAGGCCCGCATTAACTCACGGTTCAGCCGGAGCGCGGGAGAACGCCGTTACCCGGTCACCGGATCACCTGGTCGAACAGCGCCCCGCTGGCCCCATTCAGGCCGATCAACTCCACCGGCGTGCCCTGTGCGCGGTACCGGCGCAGCACCTGGTCGAGGGCCGTCACGGCGCTGCTGTCCCAGAAGTGCGCGCCGTGCACGTCGATCACCACGCGGGTGGGTGGGGGCGTGAAGTCGAAGCGGTGCAGGACATCGTGCGTGCTGACGAAAAACAGTTGGCCGGTCACGCGGCAGGTGCGCGTGACGTCCGGGGCGTCCACGGCGGTGACGCCGGAGAGCTGCGAGACCTTGCGTGCGAAGAACAGCGCCGAGAGGACCACGCCGGTCAGCACGCCCTTGGACAGGTCGTGTGTCAGGACCGTGGCCGCCACCGTGGCGACCATGACGACGCTCTCCCCTCTCGGGTGGGTGGCCATGGCGCGCAGGCTCTTCCAGTCGAAGGTGCTGAGGCTGACCATGATCATCACCGCGACGAGCGCCGCCATGGGAATCTGCACCAGCAGGTCCTGCAGCACCAGGATCAGCAGCAGCACCGCCCCGGCCACGAAGGTGGACAGCCGACCCCGTCCCCCGCCGGTGACGTTGATCATGCTCTGCCCGATCATGGCGCACCCGGCCATGCCGCCGAACAGCCCGGTCACGATGTTGGCGATCCCCTGCCCGCGGGATTCGGCGTTCTTGTCGCTGGTCGTGTCGGTCTTCTCGTCGATCAGCTGCGCGGTGAGCAGGCTTTCGAGCAGACCCACCAGGGTGAGCGTGAGGGCCACGGGGAAGACGATGTCCAGCGTCTCGAGGGTCAGGGGCACGGCCGGCAGGTGGAAGGGCGGCAGGGCCGTCGGGAGCACCCCCATGTCCCCCACTGTCCGCACGTCCACGCCGGTGAGGATGGACACGGCGCTCAGGACCAGGATCGCGACCAGGGCGCTCGGCACAGCCCTGGTGACCCTGGGCAGCAGGTAGATGATCGCGAGGCCCGCGGCGACCATGGCGTACGTCGGCCAGCCGGCCCCGACGACCTGCGGGAGCTGCGCCAGGAAGATCACGATGGCCAGGGCGTTCACGAAGCCCGTCATCACCGGCCGCGGCACGAACTTCAGGTACCGGGCGAGTTTCGCCCAGCCGAAGAACACCTGCAGCACGCCGGTCAGCACGGTCGCGGCGAACAGGTACTCCAGGCCGTGGTCTTCCACGAGTCCGGTCATCAGGAGCGCCATCGCGCCGGTG
This is a stretch of genomic DNA from Deinococcus ficus. It encodes these proteins:
- a CDS encoding ATP-binding protein, which translates into the protein MSLKWAMQLCLTRAPRPGEPTAPLLLGVIALQGPVARAALADLLWPDSPHARSNLRVELHRLKRGPFAGFVDADAERLALGSAVQVDVQEARERALAGAFAAAVDLVGPLLLPWVTASAPSEEWLGRERARWEAEYLRWLDAALRDAERQGEHAQVRALAEAWLGVDPLSETAYARALRACVLQGDAGAARRVYGECERMTRAEFGREPLPATRAWLSQLAEGSSLPAAASLPRLPLVGREKLFRDVLQPGAWLLLGEPGVGKTRLAVEVARQLGPSLMLSGAVAGAPLSALLFTLEEVGEVPYGAAARRALAQVRREWEAPEFTPSRQEALHAGLAQALMEALAERRVLIVDDLHDLDAATLEVLGRVLHLNAQRSPAQQVKVVATARALELQRGRPGAWVAEQEARGALRRAEVPPLGEIDMLSLVHFLSRQAQGGAQFAARLHECSGGNPLFFQEILRALLASGEVYPTDGQTWLARLDEDGGYRHLAIPRSVSEAVLARAALLPGPARLCLNVLCLQTRPLGAAALAGASHLSEWEVLQQAALLKTSGFAHEVAGGFVLRHDLQRQALRGALSGQEAQVLHAELAGALHATGAPLQDVALCYEAGGCARQAALAWVKVGEAARSALAPAEARSAFERALNLGLDDAQAWTVLTALFDLQMLSGAAEEARAVLPRLRARVGADRQRQAELNLREAQLHLMDAAYADTLALTEGVLAVEDLLPAVRARALHLRGMARVKVGQFDAARADLLAARDVDPFDHTRRAFEASLTLVSLAIARGAHAEGLEETSYLRRVATVLGDPERLLQTEHACGTLAAVMGDETRARTHLEAAAQLAEQHGLDALGAPARANLAGLMLAASGYTRALALYGAALPHLPPQAQPAAQANIGTALILAGDLGGGLQRLAEAAATARDRGEVAVAARRQLRLTEARLRCGAVPTTEELGQLREEITALGLDDLRHQLACVQVEAGLLRCGAPPEPLLDALTPNEDERERHAWVVGLGRLLAGDHAGVRALLCEPLPSTRLAALLTAATPGITPGPRVTGEQEVPALDALLLAHVRAAQGDEAAARDRDARLARLTASWPAHGGALERLLGRITPALA
- a CDS encoding RrF2 family transcriptional regulator, encoding MTALPAAGSSILPHDPWRSLLKREESYAIHALLNIAQHPGTNAATIAEQLQISYTFLTKVLRRLTEMNYVASAKGRGGGVTLKVDPAQISLLDIIEAISGPVILDPCQTKPRCATQQRTGKCNLKRAWLSASLGIREILGGITLAQLCDPEYR
- the nirK gene encoding copper-containing nitrite reductase, whose product is MSHSHPSTLDKAITTSRNVVITCTVTLTAALLGMTLPSLPGSQSHAQTPAHSIPAAPAAATPTGKVVAYTLETVMEGGKMGFKSPDGTFNPVLHAQPGDTVKITLINGDGILHDIAIPELNQDSTDIGTKGSRTELSFVAEKAGTFTYICNLPGHVAAGMTGQLIVGNPAATPAASAPSIARNPTDLPAPLARRAPQHLKYEFETIEKVGHLADGTTYNYWTFNGQVPGPFVRIRVGDTVDVTLKNPKDSVAPHSIDFHAVTGPGGGAAATQTAPGGQTNFTFKALNPGLYVYHCATPMVAHHITSGMYGLILVEPEAGLPKVDREFYVMQGELYTQKAIGEKGDAGFDVDKLLHEDPEYFVFNGSTDALTKEYPMKAKVGETVRVFFGVGGPNYASNFHVIGEIFDTVYPEASMANAPMKHVQTTLVPAGGATMAEFKLQVPGNYPFVDHALSRMELGLKAMLHVEGPENHAIFKGKVQSGGGH
- a CDS encoding thiol-activated cytolysin family protein translates to MNARRALSAALLSTTALAQGPVILPVNPVRPGPVIPVIPTNPGVTPPVRTDLLIPVDLVAYFRNLQRSSPLTKPTGLNTSAPGPAATTAVPGSGGAPLACTTRKVNMQSAPERFAASGYDQDKLWLGSLLQAQSLKDGIGGLRAAYVPEDKRLPLKITSAAPVAIASQTIQPNQSAYNVALAKIRQGMQGTALGSTVSYRITEEKSFESSALKLGLNAHYLTARVSGEFQSSTTTSRNRVTAVFMQEAFTENVALNSVPAAGLFHDLSVEGAAEFEKTRQWGPGNPPVLVNSITYGRLLFVSMESNYSAAEMQIALKAAYEGAVAGGDASLNVQTSKVLADSTFDVYAVGGDEEAVTSLIRTQQLASYFEKTTNPTTFQPISFTVINLADGTKAADLRAGEYAETTCNLASMKLYLKVQVYAQDTDDNSYDDVYGTMHVNGTQLWRRGTEDPYELYRGTTVYLYPEDTRYIYNRGTTPFTLDADMTTDQYAKFEASFTDFDKWPNGDDFLGSVNENINVSAVARYFRDNPGAGSYAYRDLPLRAKDNTYQIKITFYRNW
- a CDS encoding diguanylate cyclase domain-containing protein; translated protein: MTCLVDSLETPAAEPLPADLAAQIALADDLLVMHPTRAEQVARSAIALAETQEEGVQAGRAAVLLGGALFFQARYDEARDAFGQALGTARAHHDRVLEARALNGLGNVVSYQGDYAGALEHFMASSRVALDAGDELGRVRVLNNIAAVWSELGEHGSALQHHQEVVTVAGRVGDASLVSSARVNVMVDHHALGEYGRALDLAETLVPALEAAGLRQHLVVAQAYRADSLLRLGRAQDAQQVILAALPLAEAIGEQAHTCFLLGTLAMTHQHQGQPAVALPVLERALALAGEHRLAGQERDLLGRLSEVREALGDFQGALRDLRAHHALERQIHAEDVDRKTRFLTAQFQLDSLKREAELERQRARQLEEDHSALQEDHALLAHVAAHDALTGLANRAHFQAVAEQTLARAGEAGVGLLFLDLDGFKAVNDTLGHDAGDDLLRQVAGRLRSQVRRGDLVARPGGDEFTVLLPHLRTPGDARQVAQKLLGVLTEPFVVSGNTVTISASVGVAVSPQDGTELAVLQRRADEAMYRVKRSGRAGVQTSSA
- a CDS encoding SulP family inorganic anion transporter, translated to MTPRSVPARPSGVSAYLNEWVRSPRADLLSGVLVALALIPEAIAFSIIAGVPPQVGLYASFIIAMVIAFVGGRPAMISAATGAMALLMTGLVEDHGLEYLFAATVLTGVLQVFFGWAKLARYLKFVPRPVMTGFVNALAIVIFLAQLPQVVGAGWPTYAMVAAGLAIIYLLPRVTRAVPSALVAILVLSAVSILTGVDVRTVGDMGVLPTALPPFHLPAVPLTLETLDIVFPVALTLTLVGLLESLLTAQLIDEKTDTTSDKNAESRGQGIANIVTGLFGGMAGCAMIGQSMINVTGGGRGRLSTFVAGAVLLLILVLQDLLVQIPMAALVAVMIMVSLSTFDWKSLRAMATHPRGESVVMVATVAATVLTHDLSKGVLTGVVLSALFFARKVSQLSGVTAVDAPDVTRTCRVTGQLFFVSTHDVLHRFDFTPPPTRVVIDVHGAHFWDSSAVTALDQVLRRYRAQGTPVELIGLNGASGALFDQVIR